In Propionicimonas paludicola, a single window of DNA contains:
- the ispG gene encoding flavodoxin-dependent (E)-4-hydroxy-3-methylbut-2-enyl-diphosphate synthase encodes MTVSLGMPAVPPPVLAPRRPTRQIRVGKVAVGGGAPVSVQSMTTTKTTDINATLQQIAELTAAGCDIVRVAVPSQDDADVLPIIAKKSQLPVIADIHFQPKYVFAAIDAGCAAVRVNPGNIRAFDDQVKQIAQAATDAGVSIRIGVNAGSLDKRLLAKYGAPTPEALVESALWEASLFEEHGFRDFKISVKHHDPVVMVRAYEQLSEACDYPLHLGVTEAGPAFQGTIKSSVAFGALLAKGIGDTIRVSLSAPPVEEVKVGIKILESLNLRPRKLEIVSCPSCGRAQVDVYTLADEVTKGLEGMTVPLRVAVMGCVVNGPGEAREADLGVASGNGKGQIFVRGEVVKTVPESEIVATLIEEANRLAAELPPSESGAVQVSVG; translated from the coding sequence ATGACCGTCAGTCTTGGGATGCCCGCAGTTCCGCCTCCAGTATTGGCGCCGCGTCGTCCGACTCGCCAGATTCGGGTGGGCAAGGTGGCCGTGGGGGGTGGTGCGCCGGTCTCGGTGCAGTCGATGACCACCACGAAGACCACCGACATCAATGCCACTTTGCAGCAGATCGCCGAGTTGACCGCGGCCGGCTGCGACATCGTCCGGGTGGCCGTGCCCAGCCAGGACGATGCCGACGTGCTGCCGATCATCGCCAAGAAGAGCCAGCTCCCGGTGATCGCCGACATTCACTTCCAGCCCAAGTACGTCTTCGCGGCCATCGACGCCGGCTGCGCGGCCGTCCGGGTCAACCCGGGCAACATCCGCGCCTTCGACGACCAGGTCAAGCAGATCGCCCAGGCCGCCACGGATGCCGGAGTGTCGATCCGGATCGGCGTGAACGCCGGCTCCCTGGACAAGCGGCTGCTGGCCAAGTACGGCGCCCCGACCCCGGAGGCGCTGGTCGAGTCGGCCCTGTGGGAAGCCTCGCTGTTCGAAGAGCACGGCTTCCGGGACTTCAAGATCTCGGTCAAGCACCACGACCCGGTGGTCATGGTGCGGGCCTACGAGCAGCTCAGTGAAGCCTGTGACTACCCGCTGCACCTCGGCGTGACCGAGGCCGGCCCGGCCTTCCAAGGGACGATCAAGTCCTCGGTCGCCTTCGGCGCACTGTTGGCCAAGGGGATCGGCGACACCATCCGCGTCTCGCTGTCGGCCCCGCCGGTGGAAGAGGTCAAGGTCGGGATCAAGATCCTGGAGTCGCTGAACCTGCGTCCCCGCAAGCTCGAGATCGTCTCCTGCCCGTCGTGTGGACGCGCCCAGGTGGACGTCTACACCTTGGCCGATGAGGTCACCAAGGGCCTGGAGGGGATGACCGTCCCGCTCCGGGTGGCGGTGATGGGATGCGTGGTGAACGGCCCGGGCGAGGCGCGTGAGGCCGACCTCGGTGTGGCCTCCGGTAACGGCAAGGGCCAGATCTTCGTCCGCGGTGAAGTGGTGAAGACGGTCCCCGAGTCCGAGATCGTGGCCACGCTGATCGAAGAGGCGAACCGGCTGGCGGCTGAGTTGCCGCCCAGTGAGTCCGGCGCGGTGCAAGTGTCGGTCGGGTAA
- a CDS encoding GNAT family N-acetyltransferase, whose protein sequence is MEARILTPADEEAARLVIRQDPIQNVFVGSRIDAGVLNPGVPGLVWGWPSQQPAALLHCGANLAPVARTLDPVPAFVEAAGRRRTSQSIVGPSWLVMPFWRALAARWGRSYDAAREVRSRQPVMAISGAPLVAPEPRLRPIRPAEFGSYFQASVAMYTEEVGSDPGTGADSGYRSYCWWLVEHHRAFGIVEDGRVLFKADIGATNDHVAQIQGVWLDPSLRGQGLSSAAMAAVVEYVLAEFSVASLYVNDFNERAVRSYLRTGFEQVGEFATILY, encoded by the coding sequence GTGGAAGCTCGCATCCTCACTCCCGCTGACGAGGAGGCCGCCCGGCTCGTGATCCGGCAGGACCCGATCCAGAACGTCTTCGTCGGCTCGCGAATCGATGCGGGCGTGCTCAACCCTGGCGTTCCGGGGCTGGTCTGGGGGTGGCCGTCCCAGCAGCCGGCGGCATTGCTGCACTGCGGGGCGAACCTGGCCCCGGTGGCGCGCACCCTGGATCCGGTGCCGGCCTTCGTCGAGGCGGCCGGACGCCGCCGCACCAGCCAGTCGATCGTCGGCCCGTCCTGGTTGGTGATGCCGTTCTGGCGGGCGCTGGCCGCCCGCTGGGGACGTAGCTACGACGCGGCCCGCGAGGTCCGCTCCCGGCAGCCGGTGATGGCGATCAGCGGCGCACCGCTGGTGGCTCCGGAGCCGCGCCTGCGGCCCATCCGTCCGGCCGAGTTCGGCTCGTACTTCCAAGCCTCGGTGGCCATGTACACCGAGGAGGTGGGCAGCGATCCGGGCACTGGAGCCGATTCCGGCTATCGCAGCTATTGCTGGTGGCTGGTGGAGCATCATCGGGCCTTCGGCATCGTCGAGGACGGTCGGGTGCTGTTCAAGGCCGATATCGGCGCCACCAACGATCATGTCGCCCAGATCCAGGGCGTCTGGCTGGATCCGTCGCTGCGCGGTCAGGGCCTGTCCAGCGCGGCCATGGCGGCCGTCGTGGAGTACGTCCTGGCCGAGTTCAGCGTGGCCAGCCTCTACGTGAACGACTTCAACGAGCGC